A section of the Pseudomonas fluorescens genome encodes:
- a CDS encoding glycosyltransferase family protein — translation MERSLHKRLRQDLQTQRATSQQLQAALSQAHEQIATLNDSLHSANAKRHVAEQRLIKTRASLTYQLGYQLKAGTRSLGALLRLPVILLRLYRQARRNRLARLPIIAERVGQSLPFTAPVITTPPPHPLAEADYIRSHLLPGAQDNALPLKVAGVMDTFTYDAYRHECQLLQLTPAHWLAELEAFQPQLLFIESAWRGKDDLWRNKVAHNSEELRGIVQWCRDRDIPTVFWNKEDPVHYETFLNTAKPFDVVFTTDIDCIHRYKGALGHARVYLLPFACQPAVHNPIELYERKDGFCFAGSYYVRYTARTHDLENILSALPGYAPLEIFDRNLGHPHPNHQFPNEYQPYIVGSLSAEQMPLAYKGYRYGINLNSVKQSQSMFARRVFELLGSNTLTVSNFSRGLRLLLGDLVITTDNGAHMRSRLKTLADTPQGSAKLRLAGLRKVMQEHTYAHRLRYVMAKVTGTPQDDPLPTICIIANAVNLAELLALTHHLQRQRYPNIIMNVVVNSEATATDPRLRLINRRQLNATTVAELANGAGWVAGMVAEDYYGPHYLLDLALATRYSQANVLGKVAHYAVDEHGIHLFNAGQDYRRADAIAARCALIKTTLLARQTAHDWLDSLPTLEYRDPKALATDAFSYCRQAAGLPPQQVSAAVNDPGMDSGIALDTLLRQAETIPAQVINASAPHIGARALAKLFTPLGNRQLRDQLDADVDAWHISSSLADGKHEYCYARQELSVAQLTGSTCLKLCLDATPGMNIQLVILFLDAQKQRISHVMQPANRNLTCDVPPEAAWIRLAIRTYGGGSTTIRALVLGHRDCQPSTLLAKAGHLLLTNHYPAYDDLYRNGFVHTRVAAYQTHGLAVDVFRLRQNEPVSYQEFENVDVMTGSQSALTNMLGAGMYKSILVHALNPQMWDVLRLSTLPIIVWVHGAEIQPWWRRAHNYGSEECRQLGKLESERRMGFWRTLLNPMPANLQLVFVSHHFAEEVMEDLGFRLPPRQYRIIHNPINTRLFSYQEKPLGQRKKILSIRPYASRTYANDLSVKAIQLLAQKPWFNELEFRLVGDGPLFEETLAPLRQYPNVRIEKGYLKQSDIAELHKHYGVFLCPSRMDTQGVSRDEAMASGLVPITSRVGAIAEFVDDDSGFLAEPESFTQLSEAIESLFLNPCLFREKSLNARQRVVMQSDTLQISKAELNLIRDCNDDRERIDTPVNPALDTHLVHGIGS, via the coding sequence ATGGAACGTTCCTTACACAAGCGACTGCGCCAGGATCTGCAGACACAGCGGGCGACCAGCCAACAACTGCAGGCCGCCCTCTCCCAGGCCCATGAACAGATCGCTACGCTCAACGACAGCCTGCACAGCGCCAATGCCAAACGCCATGTGGCCGAACAACGACTGATCAAGACACGCGCCAGCCTGACCTATCAATTGGGCTATCAATTGAAGGCCGGCACCCGCTCGCTAGGCGCTCTGCTGCGCCTGCCGGTCATCCTGCTCAGACTGTACCGGCAAGCTCGCCGCAATCGTTTGGCCCGACTCCCCATCATTGCTGAGCGCGTGGGCCAGTCACTGCCTTTCACCGCCCCGGTGATTACGACACCGCCGCCCCACCCGCTGGCAGAGGCCGACTACATCCGCAGCCACCTGTTGCCAGGCGCGCAGGACAATGCCCTGCCATTGAAAGTGGCCGGCGTGATGGACACGTTTACCTACGATGCCTACCGCCATGAGTGCCAGTTGTTGCAACTGACCCCGGCCCATTGGCTGGCAGAGCTCGAAGCCTTCCAGCCCCAGTTGCTGTTTATCGAGTCGGCGTGGCGTGGCAAGGATGACTTGTGGCGCAACAAGGTGGCGCATAACAGTGAGGAGCTGCGGGGTATCGTGCAATGGTGCCGGGACCGCGATATACCCACGGTGTTCTGGAACAAAGAAGACCCGGTGCACTACGAAACCTTCCTCAACACAGCCAAGCCATTCGACGTTGTCTTCACCACCGATATCGACTGCATTCACCGCTACAAGGGCGCACTGGGGCACGCGCGTGTCTACCTGCTGCCCTTTGCCTGCCAGCCGGCGGTACACAACCCGATTGAGCTGTATGAACGCAAGGATGGGTTCTGCTTTGCAGGCTCCTACTACGTCCGCTATACCGCTCGAACCCACGACCTGGAGAACATCCTCAGCGCATTGCCAGGCTATGCGCCATTGGAAATCTTTGATCGCAACCTCGGCCACCCGCACCCCAACCATCAGTTTCCAAACGAGTATCAACCCTACATCGTCGGATCGCTGAGTGCCGAGCAAATGCCCTTGGCCTACAAAGGCTACCGCTACGGCATCAATCTCAACTCGGTCAAGCAATCCCAATCCATGTTTGCCCGGCGCGTCTTCGAGTTGCTGGGTTCCAACACCCTGACCGTCAGTAATTTCTCCCGTGGCCTGCGCCTGTTGCTGGGGGACCTGGTGATCACCACCGACAATGGCGCACACATGCGCAGCCGGCTCAAGACGCTGGCGGACACCCCCCAGGGCAGCGCGAAACTGCGCCTGGCGGGCTTGCGCAAGGTGATGCAGGAGCATACCTACGCCCATCGTCTGCGCTATGTCATGGCCAAAGTCACCGGCACGCCGCAAGACGATCCCTTGCCCACGATTTGCATCATCGCCAACGCGGTCAACCTGGCAGAACTCCTGGCGCTCACCCACCACCTGCAGCGCCAGCGCTACCCCAACATCATCATGAATGTGGTGGTGAACAGCGAAGCGACCGCCACTGACCCACGGTTGCGGCTGATCAACCGTCGGCAGTTGAACGCCACGACCGTGGCAGAACTGGCCAACGGCGCAGGCTGGGTCGCCGGGATGGTCGCCGAGGACTACTACGGCCCTCACTACCTGTTGGACCTGGCCCTGGCCACGCGCTACAGCCAGGCCAACGTGCTCGGCAAAGTGGCCCATTACGCCGTGGACGAGCACGGCATCCACCTGTTCAATGCCGGGCAGGACTACCGTCGCGCCGACGCCATCGCCGCCCGATGCGCGCTGATCAAAACCACTTTGCTGGCCAGGCAAACTGCCCACGATTGGCTCGACAGCCTGCCGACCCTTGAATACCGAGACCCCAAGGCCCTGGCGACCGACGCCTTCAGCTACTGCAGACAGGCTGCGGGCCTGCCCCCCCAGCAAGTAAGCGCCGCGGTGAACGACCCTGGGATGGACAGCGGCATCGCCCTTGATACGCTGCTACGTCAGGCAGAAACCATCCCTGCGCAGGTAATCAATGCCAGTGCCCCACATATCGGCGCCAGGGCCTTGGCGAAGCTGTTTACCCCGCTAGGCAACCGCCAACTACGCGATCAGCTTGATGCCGATGTCGATGCCTGGCATATCAGTTCCTCCCTGGCCGACGGTAAGCATGAGTACTGCTATGCCCGCCAGGAACTGAGCGTTGCGCAACTGACCGGCAGCACCTGCCTGAAGCTGTGTCTCGATGCCACGCCGGGTATGAACATTCAGTTGGTGATTCTGTTCCTGGATGCCCAAAAACAACGCATCAGCCACGTCATGCAACCGGCCAATCGCAATCTGACCTGTGATGTCCCACCGGAAGCCGCCTGGATCCGCCTCGCTATACGCACTTATGGAGGCGGCAGCACGACGATCAGGGCGCTGGTCCTGGGGCACCGTGATTGCCAACCCTCGACGTTGCTTGCCAAGGCCGGGCATCTGCTGCTGACCAACCACTACCCGGCCTATGACGATCTTTACCGAAACGGTTTTGTGCACACCCGCGTGGCCGCCTACCAGACACATGGGCTGGCGGTGGATGTGTTTCGCCTGCGCCAGAACGAGCCGGTCAGCTATCAGGAGTTTGAAAACGTTGATGTCATGACCGGCTCCCAGTCAGCCCTGACAAACATGCTCGGCGCTGGGATGTACAAATCGATCCTGGTACATGCCCTCAACCCGCAGATGTGGGACGTCCTGCGTTTGTCTACCCTCCCCATTATCGTCTGGGTCCATGGCGCCGAGATCCAGCCATGGTGGCGGCGGGCGCACAACTATGGCAGTGAAGAATGCCGGCAACTGGGCAAGCTTGAAAGCGAGCGGCGCATGGGTTTCTGGCGCACTCTGCTCAACCCCATGCCGGCCAACTTGCAGCTGGTATTCGTATCGCACCACTTCGCCGAAGAGGTCATGGAAGACCTGGGCTTTCGCTTGCCCCCCCGCCAGTACCGGATCATTCACAACCCGATCAATACCCGGTTGTTTTCCTATCAGGAAAAACCCCTGGGGCAGCGCAAGAAAATCCTCTCGATCCGTCCCTACGCATCGCGCACCTATGCCAATGACCTGAGCGTCAAGGCCATCCAGTTGCTGGCGCAAAAGCCCTGGTTCAACGAACTGGAGTTTCGCCTGGTCGGCGACGGGCCGCTGTTTGAGGAGACGTTGGCACCCCTGCGCCAGTATCCGAATGTGCGGATTGAAAAGGGCTACCTCAAGCAATCGGACATTGCCGAACTGCACAAACACTATGGGGTGTTCCTGTGCCCCAGCCGCATGGACACACAAGGTGTGTCGCGCGATGAGGCCATGGCCTCGGGCCTGGTCCCGATCACCAGTCGGGTCGGCGCAATAGCGGAATTTGTCGACGATGACAGTGGATTTCTAGCCGAGCCCGAGAGTTTCACCCAACTGAGCGAAGCCATTGAAAGCCTGTTTCTGAACCCATGCCTGTTCCGGGAAAAATCCCTGAACGCCAGGCAGCGGGTGGTCATGCAAAGCGACACGCTGCAGATTTCCAAGGCTGAACTCAACCTCATACGAGATTGCAATGACGATAGAGAAAGAATCGACACTCCAGTCAACCCTGCTCTCGACACTCATTTGGTGCATGGCATTGGCTCATAA
- a CDS encoding CPBP family intramembrane glutamic endopeptidase encodes MPALPWLYLALLSIGYALALAYGQLGLLAAVSIGLLLVAGYAVRQQRNPWARYLGHGLFIVLALGLAMHWLPGFYNGRGIAPQRFTADAVPFSMYLNQDKPLIGFWLLLACPWIVARRSLRLSIYATALATALTAIAALGGAVLLGIISWAPKWPDQAWLWVLNNLLLVTLVEEALFRGYIQGGLSRRFKQLPYGENLALLLASLLFGLVHVGAGWQWVLLASIAGAGYGLAYRFGGLGAAIATHFGLNLLHFGLFTYPMLAG; translated from the coding sequence ATGCCCGCTTTACCCTGGCTGTACCTGGCACTTCTTTCCATTGGCTATGCACTGGCCCTGGCCTACGGACAACTGGGACTGCTGGCGGCGGTCTCGATCGGCTTGCTGCTGGTCGCCGGTTATGCCGTGCGCCAGCAACGCAACCCGTGGGCGCGCTACCTCGGCCACGGATTGTTTATCGTGCTGGCCCTTGGCCTGGCGATGCACTGGCTGCCGGGCTTCTACAACGGTCGCGGGATTGCCCCACAACGCTTCACCGCCGATGCCGTACCCTTCTCGATGTACCTGAACCAGGACAAGCCATTGATCGGTTTCTGGCTGCTGCTGGCCTGCCCATGGATTGTCGCCCGCCGCTCGTTGCGCCTGTCGATCTACGCCACGGCACTGGCCACGGCCCTGACCGCCATTGCAGCCCTCGGCGGTGCGGTGTTGCTGGGTATCATCAGTTGGGCTCCCAAATGGCCGGACCAGGCCTGGCTTTGGGTGCTGAACAACCTACTGCTGGTGACCCTGGTCGAGGAGGCGTTGTTTCGCGGTTACATCCAGGGCGGCCTGAGCCGGCGCTTCAAGCAACTGCCCTACGGCGAAAACCTCGCCTTGCTGCTGGCCTCGCTGTTGTTTGGCCTGGTGCATGTGGGCGCGGGCTGGCAGTGGGTGCTGCTGGCCAGTATTGCCGGCGCGGGTTATGGCCTGGCGTACCGCTTCGGCGGCCTGGGCGCGGCGATCGCTACGCACTTTGGCTTGAATCTGCTGCATTTCGGGCTGTTTACCTACCCGATGCTGGCGGGCTGA
- the wecC gene encoding UDP-N-acetyl-D-mannosamine dehydrogenase — protein sequence MSVAKICVMGLGYIGLPTAAIFASRKKQVVGVDINQHTVDTINRGAVHIVEPELELLVHAVITQGYLRATTTVEPAQAFLIAVPTPFKNNHEPDLGYIRAAVEALAPVLKKRDLVILESTSPVGTTERMAQWLARARPDLTFPATHGEASDIRIAHCPERVLPGHVLRELVSNDRIIGGLTPACSAAAAQLYQTFVKGQCIVTDARTAEMCKLTENSFRDVNIAFANELSMICAQLKINAWELIRLANRHPRVNILQPGPGVGGHCIAVDPWFIVSKTPELARLIRTAREVNEHKPQWVIQQVKLALASLLLKRQDLQAGSVRIACYGLAFKADIDDLRESPALSIARQLGQELGVRLLLVEPNIEALPADLSMHALTDTADALERAQIHVLLVRHREFMSMPALRDGLLVIDAAGVLTA from the coding sequence ATGAGTGTCGCGAAGATTTGTGTCATGGGCCTGGGCTACATCGGCCTGCCAACGGCGGCGATTTTTGCTTCACGCAAAAAACAGGTGGTGGGGGTGGACATCAACCAGCACACCGTCGACACCATCAACCGCGGGGCCGTGCATATTGTCGAGCCCGAGCTGGAACTGCTGGTGCACGCAGTGATCACCCAGGGCTATCTGCGGGCGACCACCACGGTGGAGCCTGCACAGGCGTTCCTGATCGCCGTCCCCACCCCGTTCAAGAACAACCACGAACCCGACCTGGGCTACATCAGGGCGGCTGTCGAAGCCTTGGCCCCGGTGCTGAAAAAACGCGACCTGGTAATTCTTGAATCCACCTCCCCGGTGGGCACCACCGAGCGCATGGCCCAGTGGCTCGCCCGGGCGCGCCCTGACCTGACCTTCCCGGCGACCCACGGCGAAGCCAGCGATATCCGCATTGCCCACTGCCCGGAGCGCGTGTTGCCAGGCCATGTATTGCGCGAGCTGGTGAGCAATGACCGGATCATCGGCGGCCTGACGCCGGCCTGTTCCGCCGCCGCCGCACAGCTGTACCAGACGTTCGTCAAGGGTCAATGCATCGTGACCGACGCGCGTACGGCAGAGATGTGCAAGCTCACGGAAAACAGCTTTCGCGATGTGAATATCGCCTTCGCCAACGAGCTGTCGATGATTTGCGCACAGCTGAAGATCAACGCCTGGGAGCTGATTCGCCTGGCCAACCGTCACCCACGGGTCAACATACTGCAACCAGGGCCTGGGGTCGGAGGGCACTGCATTGCCGTCGACCCATGGTTCATCGTCAGCAAGACCCCGGAACTGGCGCGCCTGATCCGCACCGCACGCGAGGTCAATGAGCATAAGCCGCAGTGGGTGATCCAACAGGTCAAGCTGGCGCTGGCCAGCCTGCTGCTCAAGCGCCAGGACCTGCAGGCCGGCAGCGTGCGGATTGCCTGCTATGGCCTGGCGTTCAAGGCCGATATCGATGACCTGCGCGAGAGCCCTGCCCTGTCTATCGCCCGGCAATTGGGCCAGGAGCTGGGGGTAAGGCTGCTGCTGGTGGAACCGAACATCGAGGCGCTGCCCGCCGACCTGTCGATGCACGCACTGACCGACACCGCCGACGCCCTTGAGCGCGCGCAGATTCATGTGCTGCTGGTCAGGCATCGTGAGTTCATGTCAATGCCCGCCCTGCGCGATGGTCTCCTGGTGATTGACGCTGCCGGTGTGCTGACGGCCTGA
- the acnA gene encoding aconitate hydratase AcnA: MSSVDSLRTLKTLQVDSKTYHYFSLPEAAKSLGDLDKLPMSLKVLLENLLRWEDEKTVTGADLKALAAWLKERRSDREIQYRPARVLMQDFTGVPAVVDLAAMRAAVAKAGGDPQRINPLSPVDLVIDHSVMVDKFGNADAFEQNVDIEMQRNGERYAFLRWGQSAFDNFSVVPPGTGICHQVNLEYLGRTVWTKDEDGRTYAFPDTLVGTDSHTTMINGLGVLGWGVGGIEAEAAMLGQPVSMLIPEVIGFKLTGKLKEGITATDLVLTVTQMLRKKGVVGKFVEFYGDGLADLPLADRATIANMAPEYGATCGFFPVDEVTLDYLRLSGRPAATVKLVEAYTKAQGLWRKAGEEPVFTDSLALDMGSVEASLAGPKRPQDRVSLPNVSQAFSDFLDLQFKPASKEVGRLESEGGGGVAVGNADLVGEADYDFEGQTHRLKNGAVVIAAITSCTNTSNPSVMMAAGLVAKKAVEKGLARKPWVKSSLAPGSKVVTDYYKAAGLTPYLDQLGFDLVGYGCTTCIGNSGPLPEPIEKAIQKADLTVASVLSGNRNFEGRVHPLVKTNWLASPPLVVAYALAGTVRIDISSEPLGTGKDGAPVYLRDIWPSSQEIADAVAQVSTSMFHKEYAEVFAGDEQWQAIEVPQAATYVWQADSTYIQHPPFFDDIAGPLPVIKDVQGANILALLGDSVTTDHISPAGNIKVDSPAGHYLREQGVEPRDFNSYGSRRGNHEVMMRGTFANIRIRNEMLGGEEGGNTLYIPTGEKMPIYDAAMKYQASGTPLVVVAGQEYGTGSSRDWAAKGTNLLGVKAVIAESFERIHRSNLVGMGVLPLQFKLDQNRKALQLTGKEKIDILGLTGAEIEPRMNLTLVITREDGRSEKVEVLCRIDTLNEVEYFKAGGILHYVLRQLIAS; the protein is encoded by the coding sequence ATGTCATCCGTTGATAGCCTGAGAACCCTTAAGACCCTGCAAGTCGACAGCAAAACCTACCACTACTTCAGCTTGCCCGAAGCCGCCAAGAGCCTCGGTGACCTGGACAAATTGCCGATGTCCCTCAAGGTGCTGCTGGAAAACCTGCTGCGCTGGGAGGACGAAAAAACCGTGACCGGCGCCGATCTCAAGGCGCTTGCCGCCTGGCTCAAGGAGCGCCGCTCCGACCGCGAGATCCAGTACCGCCCGGCGCGGGTACTGATGCAGGACTTCACCGGCGTGCCCGCCGTGGTCGACCTGGCCGCCATGCGCGCCGCCGTGGCCAAGGCCGGTGGCGATCCGCAGCGCATCAACCCGCTGTCGCCGGTGGACCTGGTGATTGACCATTCGGTGATGGTCGACAAGTTCGGCAATGCCGACGCCTTCGAGCAAAACGTCGATATTGAAATGCAGCGCAACGGTGAGCGTTATGCGTTCCTGCGCTGGGGCCAGAGCGCCTTTGATAATTTCAGCGTAGTGCCGCCGGGTACCGGCATCTGTCACCAGGTCAACCTGGAATACCTGGGCCGCACGGTGTGGACCAAGGATGAAGATGGCCGCACCTATGCCTTCCCCGACACCCTGGTGGGCACCGACTCCCACACCACCATGATCAACGGCCTCGGCGTTTTGGGCTGGGGCGTGGGCGGTATCGAGGCGGAAGCGGCGATGCTTGGCCAGCCGGTCTCGATGCTGATCCCGGAAGTGATCGGCTTCAAGCTCACCGGTAAATTGAAAGAAGGCATCACCGCCACTGACCTGGTGCTGACGGTCACGCAGATGCTGCGTAAAAAAGGCGTGGTGGGCAAATTCGTCGAATTCTATGGTGACGGCCTGGCCGATCTGCCCCTGGCCGACCGCGCCACCATTGCCAACATGGCACCGGAATACGGCGCTACCTGTGGCTTCTTCCCGGTGGATGAAGTGACGCTGGACTACTTGCGCCTGTCGGGCCGGCCTGCGGCCACCGTCAAGCTGGTCGAGGCCTATACCAAGGCCCAGGGCCTGTGGCGCAAGGCCGGTGAAGAACCGGTGTTCACCGACAGCCTGGCCCTCGACATGGGCAGCGTGGAAGCCAGCCTGGCCGGGCCGAAACGCCCGCAGGACCGAGTCTCGCTGCCCAATGTGAGCCAGGCGTTCAGTGACTTCCTGGACTTGCAGTTCAAACCTGCGAGCAAGGAAGTCGGTCGCCTGGAAAGTGAAGGCGGCGGCGGTGTCGCCGTGGGTAACGCCGACCTGGTGGGTGAAGCGGACTACGACTTCGAAGGCCAGACCCATCGCCTGAAAAACGGCGCGGTGGTGATTGCGGCGATTACCTCGTGCACCAACACCTCCAACCCGAGCGTGATGATGGCCGCCGGCCTGGTCGCGAAAAAAGCCGTGGAAAAGGGCCTGGCCCGCAAGCCTTGGGTAAAAAGCTCCCTGGCGCCAGGCTCCAAGGTGGTCACCGACTACTACAAGGCTGCCGGCCTGACGCCCTACCTCGATCAACTGGGCTTCGACCTGGTGGGCTACGGTTGCACCACCTGCATCGGTAACTCCGGACCACTGCCGGAGCCTATCGAGAAAGCCATCCAGAAAGCCGACCTGACCGTGGCGTCGGTGCTGTCCGGCAACCGTAACTTTGAAGGCCGTGTGCATCCCCTGGTGAAAACCAACTGGCTGGCCTCGCCGCCACTGGTAGTGGCTTATGCCCTGGCCGGGACCGTGCGTATCGATATCAGCAGCGAGCCCCTGGGCACCGGCAAGGATGGTGCGCCGGTGTACCTGCGCGATATCTGGCCCAGCAGCCAGGAAATCGCCGACGCCGTGGCACAAGTCAGCACCAGCATGTTCCACAAGGAATACGCCGAAGTGTTTGCCGGTGACGAGCAATGGCAAGCCATTGAAGTGCCACAGGCTGCCACCTATGTGTGGCAGGCAGACTCCACCTATATCCAGCACCCGCCGTTCTTCGACGACATCGCCGGGCCGCTGCCGGTGATCAAGGATGTACAGGGCGCCAATATCCTGGCCCTGCTTGGCGACTCGGTGACCACCGACCACATCTCCCCTGCCGGCAATATCAAGGTCGACAGCCCTGCCGGCCACTACCTGCGCGAACAGGGCGTGGAGCCGCGGGACTTCAACTCCTACGGCTCGCGCCGTGGCAACCATGAAGTGATGATGCGCGGCACCTTCGCCAACATCCGGATCCGTAACGAGATGCTCGGCGGCGAAGAAGGAGGCAACACCCTCTACATTCCCACCGGCGAGAAGATGCCGATCTACGACGCCGCCATGAAATACCAGGCGTCCGGCACGCCGCTGGTGGTGGTTGCCGGCCAGGAGTACGGCACCGGTTCCAGCCGCGACTGGGCCGCCAAGGGCACCAACCTGCTGGGGGTCAAGGCGGTGATCGCTGAGAGTTTTGAGCGCATCCACCGCTCCAACCTGGTGGGTATGGGCGTACTGCCGTTGCAGTTCAAGCTGGATCAGAACCGCAAGGCGCTGCAACTGACCGGCAAGGAGAAGATCGACATTCTTGGCCTGACCGGCGCCGAGATCGAGCCCCGCATGAACCTGACGCTGGTGATTACCCGCGAAGATGGTCGCAGCGAGAAGGTCGAGGTGCTGTGCCGGATCGACACCCTCAATGAAGTTGAATACTTCAAGGCGGGCGGGATCCTGCATTACGTGCTGCGCCAGTTGATTGCTTCGTAA
- the wecB gene encoding non-hydrolyzing UDP-N-acetylglucosamine 2-epimerase, whose product MPLKTLSIFGTRPEAIKMAPLAIQLATDSHFDSKICVTAQHREMLDQVLELFELVPDYDLNIMKAGQNLTDVTTAIIQGLQAVLDDFRPDVILVHGDTATTFAASLAAYYRQIPIAHIEAGLRTNDLYSPWPEEGNRRLTGSLATLHFAPTLTSRQNLLNEGVSPESIHVTGNTVIDALLNVVEKLMPMRARLDRQFSFLPEGQRMVLVTGHRRENFGEGLERICRALADSARDFPEVAFVYPVHLNPNVQKPVKRLLAGIDNVHLIAPQEYLPFVYLMTRAYLILTDSGGIQEEAPALGKPVLVMRNTTERPEAVAAGTVRLVGTNASCITHHLNQLLENEAAYRQMSIAHNPYGDGNACLRICAALLDLPQKNEAAA is encoded by the coding sequence ATGCCTCTCAAGACCTTGTCCATCTTCGGTACCCGCCCAGAAGCCATAAAAATGGCGCCGCTGGCGATCCAATTGGCCACCGACAGCCATTTCGACTCGAAAATCTGTGTCACCGCGCAGCACCGTGAAATGCTGGACCAAGTGCTTGAGCTGTTTGAACTGGTACCTGACTACGACTTGAACATCATGAAAGCCGGCCAGAACCTGACGGATGTCACCACCGCCATTATCCAGGGGTTGCAGGCGGTGCTGGACGACTTCAGGCCGGATGTGATCCTGGTCCACGGCGACACCGCCACCACCTTCGCCGCCAGCCTGGCGGCCTACTACCGGCAGATTCCGATTGCCCACATCGAGGCCGGGCTGCGCACCAACGACCTGTATTCGCCCTGGCCAGAGGAAGGCAATCGGCGCCTGACCGGCAGCCTGGCGACGCTGCACTTTGCACCCACCCTCACTTCCCGGCAAAACCTGCTCAATGAAGGCGTGAGCCCGGAAAGCATCCATGTCACGGGCAATACCGTGATCGATGCCCTGCTCAACGTGGTCGAGAAACTGATGCCGATGCGTGCCCGGCTCGATCGACAATTTTCCTTCCTCCCCGAGGGGCAACGCATGGTGCTGGTGACCGGGCATCGCCGCGAGAACTTTGGCGAGGGTCTGGAGCGTATCTGCAGGGCCCTGGCTGACAGCGCCCGGGACTTTCCAGAGGTGGCCTTTGTTTACCCGGTACACCTCAATCCCAATGTGCAGAAGCCAGTCAAGCGCCTGCTGGCCGGGATCGACAATGTGCACCTGATCGCCCCCCAGGAGTACCTGCCCTTCGTGTATCTGATGACCCGCGCCTACCTGATCCTCACCGATTCGGGCGGCATCCAGGAGGAGGCGCCTGCCCTGGGCAAGCCGGTGCTGGTCATGCGCAATACCACCGAGCGCCCCGAAGCCGTCGCGGCAGGCACCGTCAGGCTGGTGGGTACCAACGCCAGCTGCATTACCCATCACCTCAATCAGTTGCTGGAGAACGAGGCCGCTTACCGGCAAATGAGCATCGCCCACAACCCTTACGGCGACGGGAATGCCTGCCTGCGTATTTGCGCAGCACTGCTGGACCTCCCACAAAAAAACGAGGCCGCCGCATGA
- a CDS encoding glycosyltransferase family 4 protein yields MIVWNEFRHDARVLKQAQTLQAAGYQVSVFALHTPGVTHRAETLGDGTQVIRVARRPFGPWRTTKPAQAQSPAAAGHSRPILRVVARLWTHLGLIIRIAWHRAAVVHAHDVNTLPSAWLAARLSGAKLVYDAHEISTSREGYGSYRTWVARVERALMPRTQGNLTTTEARAKFFARAYAIARPLVLQNRPRFRHSAPTQRIRLELGLEQPWPIVVYQGGLQQGRGLERLLQVATTVADAYFVLIGGGKLALGLMALRDELGLAGRVHFIPTVPLADLPSYTASADIGVQPLENTCLNHFTTDSNKLFEYVNAGLPVIASDFPEIRRIVKKHDLGLLVRAGDDTQLRTALQCLVESPTLRGKYAGNASEAARHLNWEQQETSLVNLYQGLAQVRP; encoded by the coding sequence ATGATTGTATGGAATGAATTTCGCCACGACGCCCGCGTCTTGAAACAGGCCCAGACACTTCAGGCGGCGGGCTACCAGGTCAGCGTATTCGCGTTGCATACCCCAGGTGTTACCCACCGTGCCGAAACCCTCGGGGATGGCACCCAGGTAATACGCGTCGCAAGGCGGCCATTTGGGCCATGGCGAACCACCAAGCCAGCGCAGGCGCAAAGCCCGGCTGCTGCCGGTCACTCAAGGCCGATCCTGCGCGTTGTTGCGCGGTTGTGGACACACCTGGGCCTGATCATACGCATCGCCTGGCATCGCGCCGCCGTGGTCCACGCCCATGACGTCAATACCCTGCCCAGCGCCTGGCTCGCCGCGCGGCTCAGTGGCGCAAAACTGGTGTATGACGCCCATGAAATCAGCACCAGCCGCGAAGGCTACGGTAGCTACCGCACATGGGTGGCACGGGTCGAACGCGCACTGATGCCCAGAACGCAAGGCAACCTGACTACCACCGAGGCACGAGCGAAGTTTTTTGCCCGTGCCTATGCCATCGCCCGTCCACTGGTGTTGCAGAATCGACCTCGCTTCAGGCACAGCGCACCGACCCAACGGATTCGCCTTGAACTGGGCCTGGAGCAGCCCTGGCCTATCGTGGTGTATCAAGGCGGGTTGCAGCAGGGGCGCGGCCTGGAGCGGCTGCTGCAAGTCGCCACGACGGTGGCGGATGCCTATTTCGTCTTGATCGGTGGTGGAAAGCTGGCACTGGGGCTCATGGCATTGCGCGATGAACTGGGGCTGGCCGGGCGTGTGCATTTTATCCCCACCGTTCCCCTGGCAGATTTGCCCAGCTATACCGCCTCCGCCGACATTGGTGTGCAGCCTCTGGAAAACACCTGCCTGAACCACTTCACCACCGACTCCAACAAACTCTTTGAATACGTGAATGCGGGGTTGCCGGTGATTGCGAGTGACTTTCCGGAAATCCGCCGGATTGTCAAAAAACATGACCTCGGGTTGCTGGTGCGCGCCGGTGACGATACGCAACTGCGCACCGCCCTGCAGTGCCTGGTGGAGTCCCCCACACTGCGAGGCAAGTACGCCGGCAATGCCAGCGAGGCGGCCAGGCACCTGAACTGGGAGCAACAAGAAACATCGCTGGTGAACCTTTATCAAGGCCTGGCGCAGGTACGTCCATGA